In Fusarium falciforme chromosome 9, complete sequence, the sequence GTACCAGggtcaccaagaagaagaacattGATGTCACCTCTCAACTTCATTCCATCGGGAAGAATCTTTTTGGAGCCACCCAGCAGCAGACAGAGGACGGCTTTCTTGATGTCTCGGTTTCCATAGATGGAGGGGGCGATGCAGTCAGCCATGATGTTGTAGAGATCTGGCCGCCTGCTCAACTCCAAGAATtcttgctcctcctcttcggtgAAGGTAGCACTGCCCTTGGCCGATTGGTCAATGTCTGTCTGCAGACCAACTGCTCGCAGATAAGGAGTGCGGATAGCTACAGCACCGCTAGTTGACGAGTTCTTAGAGGCCTTGTTCTGGTAAATCGAAAAGATGCCCATGACAGTACATCTCGATCCAGGAACGACTCGGTTCGTTAGATACCTATCGGCCGAAATGAGGACATGTCGTGGCAGTTCACCAACGGGGACTTGATCTGGGGCCTCCTGCAGTTTGATGATCTGTTGATCAACAAACTTGCTCTTCTCGTGGACGACAAAGTAGGGATCCAATGGACATTTTGGCGTGGGATCGTTGGGGATTCGGGTTCGGGCACATTGCCTGGGCAGGGTAACTCCGGTGAAGCCGCCGAGGATAGGAATGGTTTGCTCGTGTTGACAGTTTCTGCACTTGATCTGGAGTTCGGTCGCCTTGGATGACATGACGGAAGCGCCGATGACGATACCCGGTACTCGAACCAGTCGGGCAATTGTCATGGAATCGAGGTTTCGGATGGACACATTGTCGGCGTCGCTGTGGAGAAGTAGCTGATGCTCGgggatctcggccttgggctCGTGGGGAAAGACAATGCGGTGTGTACACTTCTTCAGAGCACCCTCGAACTATAGCTTGTAAGAGATTGAAGAGCCAAAAGGTTGCGCAGCCCTTACCAAGGGGATGATCTCGGCAGGCTCAGATGCCAAACGATGTGCCAGGTCTTCGTTAAAGCTGATCAAATCATTGATGTTGACATCGCAAAAGTACCTCTTCAGCAAGGCATTCTCTCGTAGTTGATCTCTGCTAAAGTATAAGTGCATGCGCAGGCAACACATGAACGGTTGCGCACCTGTAGACAAAGTTGTTGTCCAGCCGAAAGTCTAGGATGAAGGTTTCGAGCTGTGTCTGAAGCTGCAACCGAGTGTCGCCGTTCTCGCCGAAGCTCGGCTCGTAGACGTGAGTAGAGTAGACTGATCCGCGATCCATTGTGACCTTTGAGTGCCTGCTCTCGTTGCTGTTGAGCGCAAGAGTCGGCAGGGGAGTTTGGAGATCTTGTTTGTGGAGTTTGGAGGGGCTTGACTCCGCAAGTTGGAAGGGTAACACAATTTACGCGCCAACGCGACTTCCCCCTGAAGGAGAGACGCGTCTCAGGGGCGCGTTTAAGTGGTTGCAGGCGTCTCAATCGGGAATGGCGCAGGAAGCTCAACGCTTCCCATCACGTGTCAGCGCCAAGGAAATACTTGCTCAGGTAAGCGTAGCGTTTAGGGGGGGGAGCTGCGTGGCATACTTACAAGGTGTCTACCACCTGGACAAGGGAGGCTACAGCTGCAGCGGGTAATTCGGAGGcctgttgatgatgacggcgTATTCTTGATTACAATCTCTTAATTGTCTCTTCTCTTCGCATCCTGTTCGATACTGCACGTGCGTCGGCGTGCGCTTCGCTTCGCTTCTACCTAGTTGATGTCCTTCATTCAGCGATGATACCCTAGTAATACGGACGCGACATTCATCAGCCGTCAACCCTACCGTTGTCGGCTCTTCCAGAGCTTCCTCATTCACCATGTTCTCCCCCAGCGCCGCCAAATCCGCCGACAACCTCTCGTCGCTGTCACCGATAGGCCGGGGAGAGCTACCCTTTCACAGGTAAAGCTCCTGTGGATGCGCTCTGGATTATGGCTGACCAAAGGGGGCGTGGCAGTAATAGACATGGTCAGATGCATCCTCATCCAACTTCACGACGTGGCTCTACAGCCAGCTCCATCCATTCTGTAGGAGGCGCCTTGGACAGTGCCCCTAGCAGCTGGGCACCTTCGGTCTACGAATCGAGCCATAATGGTTCGTTCCGTCCTCAAATACATGCCTCGCTGGCAATCGTTGACCTCGAGTAGCTATCTCGACCCTTCTCCAGCCCCCGATTGTACGAACCGGCCTTCAGCCTCACACTTCGGCCCCAGCCTCGAGCGCCCACAAGCCCCCGACAGCGAGAGACATTCCACCAGTCGCCCTAACGAATatcaccaagatcgacgTGGACGAGTTCAAGCCTTATCTGTCGCAGATTGGAACCCTTTATGAGCAACTTCAAAGATTAAAGGAAAACGACGAGGAGGCGAACCAGCAGCGAACTGGCCGG encodes:
- a CDS encoding DNA replication licensing factor MCM5; this encodes MDRGSVYSTHVYEPSFGENGDTRLQLQTQLETFILDFRLDNNFVYRDQLRENALLKRYFCDVNINDLISFNEDLAHRLASEPAEIIPLFEGALKKCTHRIVFPHEPKAEIPEHQLLLHSDADNVSIRNLDSMTIARLVRVPGIVIGASVMSSKATELQIKCRNCQHEQTIPILGGFTGVTLPRQCARTRIPNDPTPKCPLDPYFVVHEKSKFVDQQIIKLQEAPDQVPVGELPRHVLISADRYLTNRVVPGSRCTVMGIFSIYQNKASKNSSTSGAVAIRTPYLRAVGLQTDIDQSAKGSATFTEEEEQEFLELSRRPDLYNIMADCIAPSIYGNRDIKKAVLCLLLGGSKKILPDGMKLRGDINVLLLGDPGTAKSQLLKFVEKAAPISIYTSGKGSSAAGLTASVQRDQSTREFYLEGGAMVLADGGVVCIDEFDKMRDEDRVAIHEAMEQQTISIAKAGITTILNARTSVLAAANPIFGRYDDMKTPGENIDFQTTILSRFDMIFIVKDEHSRDKDERMAKHVLSIQMDGRGAEEVAESEIPIDKMRRYVTYCKTRCAPRLSPEAAEKLSSHFVSIRRQVHAAEMEANTRSSIPITVRQLEAIVRITESLAKLTLSPIATEAHVDEAIRLFLCSTMDAVNQGSNQGSRELNDEVNRLEAELKRRLPIGWSTSLSTLRREMVEGKGYSEQALNRALMVLQRRDTIMFRNQGAQVYRNGA